In Gemmatimonadota bacterium, the sequence CAGCCGGGGAAGGCGGCCCGGGCGGCGTCCACCGCGCGGGCCACGTCCGTGGCGTCGGAGGCGGGCACCCGGGCGTAGACGGCGCCGGTGGCGGGCTCGACGCACTCGAGCCAGGCCCCGGAGGCGGGCGTGGCCAGGCGGCCCCCGATGTAGTTCCGGATGTCGATCACCGGCGGCTCGGCCGCTCCGGCATGGGGCGTCTCCGGTGGGGAGGGGAAGGACGGGCCGGAAGCTGGAGAAGCGGGGCGGGGCGAACAAGGGTGAGGGAAGGCGGCCGGCCCAGTCTGTCATGGATCGGCCCCGGCCGAGGCGGAACTTGGTCCTCGGCCGAGCCATCGTCGACGGCGGCCCTCTCGGCCGGAACGGCGGTTCGGAGGGGCTGTCGCCATCAGGGTCAGAAGGAGTACCCATCGAGCGCCCGCGCCTCCCAAACGCGTCATCGGCGTATGTGGCCGAGGCAAAGCTCCGCGCCTACCTCCTCTCGGAGGAGCACCCGACAGGACGAGCCAAGGCCGCCTTCTTCAACCGCCTGGGCTTCCGGCGGGAGTCACCCATTGAGCTGCGGGCGGCCCTGATCGCCGTAGGCGAGGCGGGTGAGCTTGTCGCGCGCATCCTGACCCGCTACGGGATGAAGTACGTGATCGACGGGCACCTGGCAGGTCCAACGGGGGTTTCAGCGACGATCCGAACCGTATGGATCATCGAGTGGGGGTCCCAGCGCCCACGTCTCGTGACTGCCTACCCGGCGCCTGGGGGGGCCACATGAAGGAACACGATCTGGTGGTGCTGAAGGGGCCGGTCGTGGAGCACGGCCTCGTGGAGGGCGATATCGGGACCGTTGTCCACCTCTACGAGGACGGCGCGGCAGCCGAGGTAGAGTTCGCCCGTGCCAACGGGACCACCGTGGCGGTGGTTACGCTCGACGCAGCTCAGCTTCGCCCCGTCGGCGACTCGGAGATCCTCCACGTCCGCGAGCTGGCTTCGTAAAGATCCTCCCTACAACGGAACCTGCACCGCGATCCGCCCGCCGTCGACCGGGAGGTCGATGCCAGTGATGTAGCTGGCGGCCGGGGAGGCCAGGAAGCGGATGGCCGCGGCCACCTCGGCCGGATCGGCGAAGCGACCCAGCGGGACGTTGCCGCGCCAGCGGACGGCGAGCTCGTCGTCCGAGACGGACAGCCGTTCGGCCCGGTCGTGCAGCAGCTCGCGTAGCGCGCCGGTGTCCGTGTAGCCGGGCAACACGTTGTTGACCGTGATGCCGTCCGGTCCCAGCTCCGCCGCCAGCGTGCGCACCCACGCATGCACGGCGGCGCGTACGGTGTTGGAGACGCCCAGCCCCGCGATCGGCAGACGCACGGACGTGGAGGTGACGTTGACGATGCGCCCGTAGCCGTGCTCGCGCATGCCCGGCACCAGGGCGCGCGCCAGCCGGTGACTCATCCCCAGGTGCTGATCCAGCGCCGTGAGGAAGTCCTCCGGCTCCGCCTCCGAAAGCGGGCCGTCCGTGGGGCCACCCGTGTTGTTGATGAGCACCTCGATGGGGCCTTCGCGCTCCAGCAGCCCCTTCACGCTCGACTCCACGTTGTCGGGATCCCGGAAGTCCGCCACCAGCGTGTCGTGGGCCTGA encodes:
- a CDS encoding DUF4926 domain-containing protein; the protein is MKEHDLVVLKGPVVEHGLVEGDIGTVVHLYEDGAAAEVEFARANGTTVAVVTLDAAQLRPVGDSEILHVRELAS
- a CDS encoding SDR family oxidoreductase codes for the protein MPELRGRRALVCGASHGIGQAAAVALAEAGATVVVLARDASALEAVRGQLPAPFDQAHDTLVADFRDPDNVESSVKGLLEREGPIEVLINNTGGPTDGPLSEAEPEDFLTALDQHLGMSHRLARALVPGMREHGYGRIVNVTSTSVRLPIAGLGVSNTVRAAVHAWVRTLAAELGPDGITVNNVLPGYTDTGALRELLHDRAERLSVSDDELAVRWRGNVPLGRFADPAEVAAAIRFLASPAASYITGIDLPVDGGRIAVQVPL